One Cryobacterium roopkundense genomic region harbors:
- the pstS gene encoding phosphate ABC transporter substrate-binding protein PstS: MNFKRYGRPAVIAIVAALALSSCAANEGGTASTGDASASTLTGTLNAAGASSMAAAQEAWIAGFQIANPDVTINYDPSGSGAGREAFISGGTAFAGSDSYLSDDELAGTFASCAPTSKAVDLPVYISPIAVIFNVEGVDDLNVDSDTLAKIFAGEISTWDDAALVALNPDATLPSAPITAVHRSDDSGTTKNFSDYLFQTAPDVWTEKASDTFPFSGGEGAQGTSGVVSAVTNGVGTIGYADASQAGELGTAKLKVGDEFVAYTPEAAAEVVAGSPLVEGRAADDLALDLNRKTTNPAEYPLVLVSYALVCNEYADAEQGALVKAYVEYIASAAGQTVAEESAGVAPLTAELEANVAEVLATVK; the protein is encoded by the coding sequence GTGAACTTTAAGCGTTATGGCCGACCCGCGGTCATCGCCATCGTCGCAGCACTCGCTCTCTCTTCCTGCGCGGCCAACGAAGGTGGAACAGCATCCACCGGCGATGCATCCGCCAGCACCCTGACCGGCACGCTCAACGCCGCCGGCGCCTCGTCGATGGCAGCAGCCCAGGAAGCCTGGATCGCCGGCTTCCAGATTGCCAACCCCGACGTCACGATCAACTATGACCCGTCCGGTTCCGGCGCGGGCCGCGAAGCCTTCATCTCGGGCGGCACCGCATTCGCCGGCTCCGACTCCTACCTCAGCGACGACGAGCTCGCCGGAACGTTTGCTTCCTGCGCGCCGACCTCCAAGGCCGTCGACCTGCCCGTGTACATCTCGCCCATCGCCGTTATCTTCAACGTCGAGGGAGTGGACGACCTGAACGTCGACTCCGACACCCTGGCGAAGATCTTCGCCGGCGAGATCAGCACCTGGGATGACGCCGCTCTCGTGGCCCTGAACCCGGATGCCACACTTCCTTCCGCCCCGATCACGGCCGTGCACCGCTCGGACGACTCGGGTACCACGAAGAACTTCTCCGACTACCTCTTCCAGACCGCACCCGACGTGTGGACCGAGAAAGCCTCCGACACGTTCCCGTTCTCCGGTGGTGAGGGCGCCCAGGGCACCTCCGGTGTCGTCTCCGCTGTGACCAACGGTGTAGGCACCATCGGCTACGCCGACGCTTCCCAGGCCGGCGAGCTCGGTACCGCCAAGCTCAAGGTCGGCGACGAGTTCGTCGCTTACACGCCTGAAGCCGCAGCCGAAGTTGTTGCCGGTTCCCCGCTCGTCGAGGGCCGTGCAGCTGACGACCTCGCGCTCGACCTGAACCGCAAGACCACCAACCCGGCCGAGTACCCGCTCGTTCTCGTGAGCTACGCTCTCGTGTGCAACGAGTACGCCGACGCCGAGCAGGGAGCCCTCGTGAAGGCCTATGTCGAGTACATCGCCAGCGCTGCCGGCCAGACCGTCGCCGAGGAGTCCGCAGGCGTCGCACCGCTGACGGCCGAGCTCGAGGCCAACGTC
- a CDS encoding NUDIX hydrolase — translation MSAATAADLAIYAAGAVCWRLIEGRMHVLLIHRTVHGDVTIPKGKVDPGESLPRTAVREVQEETGLTVSLGVPLGISHYDMPDGRTKIVHYWAAEITPEAIQRSTFVPNGEVAAIEWVTIKKARTYLSYPADVDILEAFSALVDAGITRTFALIALRHGKAVPRTGDGPDSKRPLTARGVRQAAGVVDTLMAWRPQRIISSTATRCVTTVAPLAAATGIPIKQTDLISQDALENGEADVRSVIGKRVRSRKTAVLCSHGPVLPEILREIGLATGSTLNGALSDAANLETGAFSIVHLSAENPSAGIVAIERHAPLI, via the coding sequence ATGAGCGCAGCGACCGCGGCCGACCTGGCAATTTATGCGGCCGGTGCCGTGTGCTGGCGACTCATCGAGGGCCGCATGCACGTGCTCCTCATCCACCGCACCGTGCACGGTGACGTCACCATCCCCAAGGGCAAGGTCGACCCCGGCGAGTCCCTGCCGCGCACCGCGGTTCGCGAAGTGCAGGAAGAGACCGGCCTCACCGTCTCGCTCGGCGTGCCGCTGGGCATATCCCACTACGACATGCCCGACGGCCGCACCAAGATCGTGCACTACTGGGCGGCGGAAATCACTCCGGAGGCCATCCAGCGTTCCACCTTCGTGCCCAACGGCGAGGTCGCGGCCATCGAATGGGTCACCATCAAGAAAGCCCGCACGTACCTGAGCTACCCCGCCGACGTCGACATTCTCGAAGCATTTTCCGCTCTGGTTGATGCCGGCATCACACGCACGTTCGCGCTGATCGCCCTGCGCCACGGCAAGGCGGTTCCGCGCACCGGCGACGGCCCCGACAGCAAGCGCCCGCTCACCGCGCGCGGCGTGCGGCAGGCGGCAGGCGTCGTGGACACTCTGATGGCCTGGCGGCCCCAGCGCATCATCTCGAGTACGGCAACACGCTGCGTGACGACCGTCGCTCCGCTCGCGGCGGCCACGGGCATCCCGATCAAGCAGACCGACCTGATCAGCCAGGATGCCCTCGAAAACGGCGAAGCGGATGTGCGCAGCGTGATCGGCAAGCGCGTCCGGAGCCGCAAGACAGCAGTTCTGTGCAGCCATGGCCCCGTTCTACCCGAGATCCTGCGGGAGATCGGTCTCGCCACCGGCAGTACCCTGAACGGCGCGCTGTCGGATGCGGCGAACCTCGAGACCGGTGCGTTCTCGATCGTGCATCTGTCGGCCGAGAACCCGAGCGCCGGCATCGTCGCCATCGAGAGGCATGCGCCCCTCATCTAG
- a CDS encoding RNA degradosome polyphosphate kinase: MDGEITQADSGLGSDFDDDFDPLFGKTDPALPSDRYLDRELSWLAFNQRVLELAEDPTLPVLERTNFLAIFASNLDEFFMVRVAGLKRRILTGLAVPTNVGRAAQDVLSDISTTAHALQARHALAFQELVRPALAESGVDVVDWQSLGDDDRRSLRTYFSNQIFPVLMPLAVDPAHPFPYISGLSLNLAVRVRNTKTGKQEFARLKVPPMLPRFVRVDRNESVDRIRFIALEDLIANQLGDLFPGMEILEHHVFRVTRNEDVEIDEDETENLIKALEKELLRRRFGPPIRLEITEDMDDVTLGLLVRELDVTEQEVYHLPAPLDLGGLFDLRIDRPDLHFPKHVPTTAAALLPAETNAEPDIFSAIAHQDVLLHHPYESFATSVQAFLEQAAADPNVLAIKQTLYRTSGDSPIVEALIAAADSGKQVLALVEIKARFDEQANITWARKLEKAGVHVVYGLVGLKTHCKLALVVRYEKGVLRHYSHIGTGNYNPKTSRMYEDLGLLTADPQVGKDLTRLFNELSGYAIEKKFKRLLVAPLHLRKALLKHIATETENALAGATSGIRIKVNSMVDEDIIDALYRASQSGVHVDMWVRGICSLKPGVPGMSENIKVRSILGRYLEHSRIFSFHNLGDTQVYIGSADMMHRNLDRRVEALVRLVDPAHQMEIESLFERAMSDRTSSWWLDETGHWTRHDRDAAGVPLDDMQNRLMLQISQRKRPGTRR, encoded by the coding sequence ATGGATGGCGAAATTACCCAGGCGGATTCCGGTCTCGGCAGCGACTTTGACGATGACTTCGATCCCCTCTTCGGCAAGACCGACCCGGCACTGCCCAGCGACAGGTACCTCGACCGTGAACTGAGCTGGCTCGCGTTTAACCAGCGCGTGCTCGAACTCGCCGAGGACCCCACGCTGCCCGTGTTGGAACGCACAAACTTTCTGGCCATCTTCGCGAGCAACCTCGACGAGTTCTTCATGGTTCGCGTTGCCGGTCTCAAACGTCGCATCCTCACCGGACTTGCCGTTCCCACCAACGTGGGACGTGCCGCCCAGGACGTGCTGAGCGACATCTCCACGACGGCCCATGCCCTGCAGGCACGGCACGCTCTCGCATTCCAGGAGCTCGTGCGCCCGGCTCTCGCGGAATCCGGCGTGGACGTCGTCGACTGGCAGAGCCTCGGAGACGACGACCGCCGGTCGCTGCGCACGTATTTCTCCAACCAGATCTTTCCCGTGCTGATGCCCCTCGCGGTCGACCCGGCGCATCCGTTCCCCTACATCTCCGGACTCTCGCTCAACCTCGCCGTGCGCGTTCGCAACACCAAGACCGGCAAGCAGGAATTCGCCAGGCTCAAGGTGCCACCGATGCTGCCGCGTTTCGTGCGCGTGGACCGCAACGAGTCGGTCGACCGCATCCGCTTCATCGCGCTCGAAGACCTGATCGCCAACCAGCTCGGCGATCTGTTCCCCGGTATGGAGATCCTCGAGCATCACGTGTTCAGGGTCACCCGCAACGAAGACGTGGAAATAGACGAGGACGAAACCGAGAACCTGATCAAGGCCCTCGAGAAGGAGCTGCTGCGCCGCCGCTTCGGCCCGCCCATCCGGCTCGAGATCACCGAAGACATGGACGACGTGACGCTCGGCCTGCTGGTGCGCGAGCTCGACGTGACCGAGCAGGAGGTCTACCACCTGCCGGCGCCACTCGACCTCGGCGGCCTCTTTGACCTGCGCATCGACCGCCCGGACCTGCACTTTCCGAAACATGTTCCCACCACGGCGGCCGCCCTGTTGCCAGCCGAGACGAACGCCGAACCCGATATCTTCAGCGCAATCGCCCACCAGGACGTGCTGCTGCACCACCCCTATGAGTCCTTCGCCACGAGCGTGCAGGCCTTTCTGGAGCAGGCCGCTGCCGACCCCAATGTGCTCGCCATCAAGCAGACCCTGTACCGCACGTCCGGCGACAGCCCGATCGTCGAGGCGCTCATCGCGGCCGCCGACTCTGGCAAGCAGGTTCTGGCCCTCGTGGAGATCAAGGCGCGATTCGACGAGCAGGCAAACATCACCTGGGCACGCAAGCTTGAGAAGGCCGGTGTGCACGTCGTCTACGGTCTCGTCGGCCTCAAGACGCACTGCAAGCTCGCCCTCGTGGTGCGCTATGAAAAGGGCGTTCTGCGACACTACAGCCACATCGGCACGGGTAACTACAACCCGAAAACCAGCCGCATGTACGAAGACCTCGGTCTGCTCACCGCCGACCCCCAGGTGGGCAAGGACCTCACCAGGCTCTTCAACGAGCTTTCGGGCTACGCCATCGAGAAGAAGTTCAAGCGTCTTCTCGTGGCGCCGCTGCACCTGCGCAAGGCGCTGCTCAAGCACATCGCCACCGAGACGGAGAACGCGCTCGCGGGCGCGACCAGCGGCATCCGGATCAAGGTGAACTCCATGGTGGACGAGGACATCATCGACGCCCTCTACCGCGCCAGCCAGTCGGGGGTGCACGTTGACATGTGGGTGCGTGGCATCTGCAGCCTCAAGCCCGGAGTTCCCGGGATGAGCGAGAACATCAAGGTTCGGTCGATTCTCGGCCGCTACCTCGAGCATTCCCGCATCTTCTCCTTCCACAACCTCGGCGACACCCAGGTCTACATCGGCAGCGCCGACATGATGCACCGCAACCTCGACCGCCGGGTCGAGGCGCTCGTGCGACTCGTCGACCCCGCGCACCAGATGGAGATCGAGAGCCTGTTCGAGCGAGCCATGAGCGACCGCACGTCATCGTGGTGGCTCGACGAGACCGGCCACTGGACGCGCCACGACCGCGACGCCGCGGGGGTGCCCCTCGACGACATGCAGAACCGCCTCATGCTGCAGATCAGCCAGCGCAAGCGCCCGGGCACCCGTCGATGA
- the mshD gene encoding mycothiol synthase, translated as MNAYPTPSAADQANTRIQRIQPADAVGLAEFDRVTAEATTADGYAPFNEQALLDLRAARRAAYLVREVEGHTVGAALTGLGELDLVISPEYRRRGHGGAALATLLGEEAGELSAWSHGDHPTARALAVQWGFVAVRTLLELRLPLHDESDGPDLPGTPDHPGTPEGFVIDTFRTGVDESEWVALNALIFAAHPEQGAVTESDLRDRQREHWFAAADFLVIRDAEGRMRGYNWLKVEAHVGEIYVIGVHPDAAGVGLGRALMKVGLEHLRERGCTTAALYVEADSAGPVHLYRSLGFTDHTIDVQYRRMHPHLQN; from the coding sequence ATGAACGCGTACCCAACTCCCTCCGCGGCTGACCAGGCCAACACCCGAATTCAGCGGATCCAGCCAGCGGATGCCGTCGGGCTCGCGGAATTCGACCGGGTGACCGCCGAAGCTACGACAGCCGACGGGTACGCGCCCTTCAACGAGCAGGCGCTACTCGACCTGCGGGCAGCGCGGCGCGCCGCGTATCTGGTGCGCGAGGTCGAGGGACACACGGTCGGGGCTGCCCTCACGGGGCTCGGCGAACTGGATCTGGTGATCTCTCCGGAATATCGTCGCCGCGGCCACGGCGGGGCCGCCCTCGCTACGCTACTGGGCGAGGAAGCGGGCGAGCTTTCTGCCTGGTCGCATGGCGACCACCCCACGGCGCGGGCTCTTGCCGTCCAGTGGGGGTTCGTGGCCGTTCGAACCCTACTTGAACTGCGCCTGCCGCTGCACGACGAGTCCGACGGACCGGATCTCCCCGGTACACCAGACCACCCCGGTACACCAGAGGGATTCGTTATCGACACCTTCCGCACCGGGGTCGACGAATCCGAGTGGGTCGCGTTGAATGCGCTCATTTTCGCCGCCCACCCCGAGCAGGGTGCCGTCACGGAGAGCGATCTGCGGGACCGACAGCGCGAGCACTGGTTCGCCGCAGCCGACTTTCTCGTGATCCGCGACGCCGAGGGTCGAATGCGGGGGTATAACTGGCTCAAGGTGGAGGCGCATGTTGGCGAAATCTATGTAATCGGAGTGCATCCCGACGCAGCGGGTGTCGGCCTCGGCCGCGCTCTGATGAAGGTCGGCCTGGAGCACTTGCGTGAGCGGGGCTGCACAACGGCCGCGCTCTATGTGGAAGCCGACAGCGCCGGCCCCGTCCACCTCTATCGATCGCTCGGCTTCACCGACCACACCATCGACGTGCAGTACCGCCGTATGCACCCACACCTGCAAAACTGA
- a CDS encoding response regulator transcription factor gives MQLLILTSAVNNDVLPALALLSHSTRVIPAQPDQLISAPDSDIVVVDARTNLAAAKSLCQILRTTGLSVPLLLVITEGGLAAVSPDWGVDDVILDSAGPAEVDARIRLNAGRVSRNEPSPTIRAAGVVIDEASYSAKVHGKPLDLTYKEFELLRFLAAHPSRVFTREQLLSEVWGYDYFGGTRTVDVHVRRLRAKLGDQESLIGTVRNVGYRFNVHEDDDERVPNSLRG, from the coding sequence TTGCAGTTGTTGATCCTGACCTCGGCGGTCAACAATGATGTTCTCCCGGCCTTGGCCCTACTGTCTCACAGCACGCGCGTCATTCCGGCCCAGCCGGACCAGCTGATCAGCGCGCCGGATTCTGACATTGTTGTTGTGGACGCACGCACCAATCTCGCGGCGGCAAAGTCCCTGTGCCAGATCCTGCGCACCACGGGCCTCTCGGTTCCCCTGCTCCTCGTCATTACGGAGGGCGGCCTCGCTGCGGTCAGCCCAGACTGGGGTGTGGACGACGTCATCCTCGACTCGGCAGGGCCTGCGGAGGTCGATGCCCGCATCCGCTTGAACGCCGGGCGAGTGTCCCGCAACGAGCCCTCCCCCACCATCCGCGCGGCCGGTGTCGTCATCGACGAGGCCAGCTACTCGGCCAAGGTGCACGGGAAACCACTCGACCTCACGTACAAGGAGTTCGAGCTTCTGCGTTTCCTCGCCGCGCATCCGAGCCGGGTGTTCACGCGCGAGCAACTCCTGAGCGAGGTGTGGGGCTACGACTACTTCGGCGGCACCCGAACTGTCGACGTGCACGTGCGGCGGTTGCGGGCGAAGCTCGGCGATCAGGAATCACTCATCGGTACCGTGCGCAACGTGGGCTACCGATTCAACGTGCATGAGGACGACGATGAACGCGTACCCAACTCCCTCCGCGGCTGA
- a CDS encoding FABP family protein, whose product MREIPVGLPSELVPLSWLLGVWEGSGVLEYQIGEESVSRTFGHRLSFSHDGLPYLNYSSYTWLEPEFGSESDDKIPLATETGYWRLSRPQTSGDPGPGLLPGEGERPFNTTEAVETLRNAAGGFDIEVVLAHPAGVAELYLGQVTGPRIDLATDAVVRTAGAKPYAAATRLYGLVDNHLLWAWDIAALGQKLRTHASGRLAHIE is encoded by the coding sequence ATGCGTGAGATTCCGGTTGGCCTGCCCTCCGAGCTCGTGCCGCTCTCGTGGCTGCTTGGTGTCTGGGAAGGGTCCGGCGTGCTGGAATACCAGATCGGCGAGGAATCGGTCAGTCGTACCTTTGGGCATCGCCTGAGCTTCAGTCACGACGGCCTGCCCTATTTGAACTACAGCTCGTACACCTGGCTTGAGCCGGAATTCGGGTCAGAGAGCGACGACAAGATTCCGCTCGCCACCGAGACTGGTTATTGGCGCCTCAGTCGCCCGCAGACCAGCGGTGACCCTGGCCCCGGTCTGCTGCCCGGCGAGGGCGAACGTCCCTTCAACACCACCGAGGCCGTGGAGACCCTGCGCAACGCGGCCGGGGGCTTCGACATCGAGGTCGTGCTCGCGCACCCAGCCGGGGTGGCCGAGCTCTACCTCGGCCAGGTCACGGGCCCGAGAATCGATCTCGCGACCGACGCCGTCGTGCGCACTGCGGGCGCCAAACCCTACGCTGCTGCCACCCGCCTTTACGGTCTCGTTGACAACCATCTGCTGTGGGCGTGGGACATTGCGGCCCTGGGTCAGAAACTGCGAACGCACGCGTCCGGTCGGCTCGCGCACATCGAATAG
- a CDS encoding YgfZ/GcvT domain-containing protein, which translates to MTKSPLLELDGAVEAEGIDAGVAAHYGNPMIEQRSLLAGRAVVDLSHHGVLAVSGPDRLTWLNSIASQELRSLAVGESTETLLLDPSGHLEYAIRVMDDGVQAWLLVEAAELPGLQAFLDRMRFTLRVQVVDFTLSYATVGSMAVSPADVLGSVGLEVSSPNGVPLAWHDPWVGVSRGGYQYAEIVEHPGTSWRWTEMLVARPELPLLRDKMGAHPVVVPAGLIALEALRIAAWRPRRAREVDEKTLPHELDWLRTAVHLNKGCYRGQETVAKVHNLGHPPRRLVMLHLDGSEGVLPAHGDEVQADRVRRGPPADPAAATETERVTIGTITSSAIHYELGPIALAVVKRTVPDTSTLFVQSQDVSISASQQVIVPQSAGSVADIPRLPRLGARTPGH; encoded by the coding sequence ATGACGAAGTCCCCTCTGCTCGAACTCGACGGTGCCGTGGAGGCCGAGGGCATCGACGCGGGTGTCGCGGCGCACTACGGCAACCCGATGATCGAACAGCGATCCCTGCTCGCCGGCCGCGCAGTGGTCGACCTGTCGCACCACGGAGTGCTCGCGGTGTCCGGCCCCGATCGCCTCACCTGGCTCAACTCGATCGCGAGCCAGGAGCTGCGCAGCCTCGCGGTGGGGGAATCGACGGAGACCCTGTTACTCGACCCGTCCGGGCACCTCGAATATGCCATTCGCGTGATGGATGACGGTGTGCAGGCGTGGTTGCTAGTGGAAGCCGCCGAGCTGCCTGGCCTGCAGGCCTTCCTCGACCGGATGAGGTTCACCCTGCGAGTGCAGGTCGTGGACTTCACCCTGAGCTACGCCACGGTCGGGTCGATGGCCGTTTCGCCGGCGGATGTGCTCGGCAGTGTGGGCCTCGAAGTGTCGAGCCCCAACGGGGTCCCGCTTGCCTGGCACGACCCCTGGGTGGGCGTGTCTCGCGGCGGTTATCAGTACGCCGAGATTGTAGAACACCCGGGAACCTCCTGGCGCTGGACCGAGATGCTCGTGGCACGCCCGGAGCTGCCGCTGTTGCGCGACAAAATGGGAGCGCATCCCGTGGTCGTGCCGGCCGGGCTGATCGCCCTCGAGGCGCTCCGGATTGCCGCCTGGCGACCTCGGCGCGCGCGGGAAGTGGATGAGAAGACCCTGCCGCATGAGCTGGACTGGCTGCGCACCGCCGTGCACCTGAACAAGGGGTGCTACCGCGGACAGGAGACCGTGGCCAAGGTGCACAACCTGGGCCACCCGCCGCGGCGCCTCGTGATGTTGCATCTCGATGGTTCCGAGGGGGTGCTGCCGGCCCACGGCGACGAGGTGCAGGCCGATCGGGTGCGCAGGGGCCCGCCTGCTGATCCGGCCGCAGCAACAGAGACCGAGCGTGTCACGATCGGTACCATCACCTCGAGCGCCATCCACTACGAGCTCGGTCCGATCGCCCTCGCCGTGGTCAAGCGCACGGTGCCCGACACGTCGACCCTGTTCGTGCAGTCGCAGGACGTGTCGATCTCGGCCAGCCAACAGGTGATCGTGCCGCAGTCCGCTGGTTCGGTGGCCGACATTCCCCGGCTGCCCCGGCTGGGCGCCCGCACCCCCGGCCACTGA
- a CDS encoding phosphoglyceromutase codes for MSAPYTLVLLRHGQSTWNQQNLFTGWVDVRLSEQGVTEATRAGELLKEAGLLPDVLHTSLLSRAIQTANLALEEADRLWVPVKRSWRLNERHYGALQGLDKAETLATYGQEQFMLWRRSFDTPPPVLADDNEWSQAKDPRYAGLGDDLPRTECLKDVVERMLPYWESDIAPDLRTGQTVLVTAHGNSLRALVKHLDGISDDAIAELNIPTGIPLVYKLGDDMMPLGPGEYLDPEAAAAGAAAVAAQGNKK; via the coding sequence ATGTCTGCCCCCTATACCCTCGTCCTCCTCCGCCACGGCCAAAGCACCTGGAACCAGCAGAACCTGTTCACCGGATGGGTGGACGTTCGCCTCAGCGAGCAGGGCGTCACCGAAGCCACGCGCGCCGGCGAGCTGCTGAAAGAAGCCGGCCTGCTGCCCGACGTGCTGCACACGAGCCTGCTGAGCCGTGCCATTCAGACCGCGAACCTCGCGCTCGAGGAGGCCGACCGCCTCTGGGTCCCCGTCAAGCGCTCCTGGCGCCTCAATGAGCGCCACTACGGCGCCCTGCAGGGACTCGACAAGGCCGAGACCCTGGCCACCTACGGCCAGGAGCAGTTCATGCTGTGGCGACGCTCCTTCGACACTCCGCCGCCCGTGCTGGCCGACGACAACGAGTGGTCCCAGGCGAAAGACCCGCGCTACGCCGGCCTCGGCGACGACCTGCCGCGCACCGAGTGCCTCAAGGACGTCGTCGAGCGGATGCTGCCCTACTGGGAGTCCGACATCGCGCCCGACCTGCGCACGGGCCAGACCGTGCTCGTGACCGCGCACGGCAACTCGCTGCGCGCCCTCGTGAAGCACCTCGACGGCATCTCAGATGACGCCATCGCCGAACTCAACATCCCCACCGGTATCCCGCTCGTCTACAAGCTCGGCGACGACATGATGCCGCTCGGCCCCGGCGAATACCTCGACCCGGAGGCCGCCGCCGCCGGTGCCGCCGCCGTAGCAGCACAGGGCAACAAGAAGTAG
- the phoU gene encoding phosphate signaling complex protein PhoU, protein MREVFQSELAEVQSRLVEISRLVAISIDKATRAFNESDVGLAEEAITEDEKIDELTVELDELAITILARQQPVARDLRIVVSALRISASLERMGDLSTHIAQLARYRFPDKVIPQGLRSTFAQMGALDVVISKMLTDLLTSEDMKLAEAIRNEDDKVDALHLSVFEAVLGDSWKGQAADTVDATLASRYHERFADHAVSIAKKVQYLGTGAWHQDINA, encoded by the coding sequence ATGCGTGAAGTATTTCAATCGGAACTTGCCGAGGTGCAGTCGCGCCTTGTGGAGATTTCCCGTCTCGTCGCTATTTCGATCGACAAGGCCACCCGTGCATTCAACGAGTCGGATGTCGGCCTCGCCGAAGAGGCAATCACCGAAGACGAGAAAATCGACGAGCTGACCGTAGAGCTGGACGAGCTCGCCATCACCATCCTCGCCCGCCAGCAGCCGGTGGCCAGGGACCTGCGCATTGTGGTGAGCGCCCTGCGGATCAGTGCATCGCTCGAGCGAATGGGTGACTTGTCGACCCACATCGCCCAGCTCGCCCGCTACCGTTTTCCCGACAAAGTCATCCCCCAGGGCCTGCGCAGCACCTTCGCCCAGATGGGAGCACTTGACGTGGTCATCTCGAAGATGCTCACCGACCTGCTGACGTCCGAGGACATGAAGCTCGCCGAGGCCATCCGAAACGAAGACGACAAGGTAGACGCGCTGCACCTCAGCGTCTTCGAAGCCGTTCTCGGTGACAGCTGGAAGGGCCAGGCCGCCGACACCGTCGACGCCACCCTCGCAAGCCGTTACCACGAACGCTTCGCCGACCACGCCGTGTCCATCGCCAAGAAGGTGCAGTACCTCGGCACCGGCGCCTGGCACCAGGACATCAACGCGTAA
- a CDS encoding sensor histidine kinase, with translation MQSTWLVLVSLALGLGVGAGFMALLQLAEHHGRRAAEVVNPVVPDGIDQVLDALESAGIVLDPSNNVIKTSAAALTMGLVFSQQLVHAELIELARQVRRSGEAISQDLVLSRGPFNDASLRYRVRLARLGTRYVLILAEDRTESFRLDEVRRDFVANISHELKTPIASVSLLAEALDQAADEPVQVRRFANRLTTESARLGRLTQEIIELSRLQAQDALATPEYLDVDALVAAAVDQSRVVAEAQNITLAVGKKSGARVYGDEKLLVVAVHNLVSNAVNYSQPGSRVGVGVRRQKNVVEITVTDQGIGIAEADIDRVFERFFRVDQARSRHTGGTGLGLSIVKHVVQNHGGDIRVWSQPGSGSTFTIRLPEAATPAAITPTANAATGDIQ, from the coding sequence ATGCAATCGACATGGCTCGTGCTGGTGTCACTGGCACTCGGGCTGGGGGTCGGTGCCGGCTTTATGGCGCTGCTGCAATTGGCGGAGCACCACGGCCGCCGCGCCGCCGAAGTGGTCAACCCCGTGGTGCCCGACGGAATCGACCAGGTGCTGGACGCACTGGAGTCCGCCGGAATCGTGCTGGACCCGTCGAACAACGTGATCAAGACATCCGCTGCCGCCCTCACCATGGGCCTCGTGTTCAGCCAGCAGCTCGTTCATGCCGAACTCATCGAGCTGGCCCGACAGGTGCGGCGCAGCGGCGAGGCCATCTCGCAGGACCTTGTGCTGTCCAGGGGGCCCTTCAACGACGCGAGCCTGCGGTACCGGGTGCGGCTCGCCCGGCTCGGAACGCGGTACGTGCTGATCCTCGCCGAAGACCGCACGGAATCATTCCGCCTCGACGAGGTGCGCCGTGACTTCGTGGCGAACATCAGCCACGAGCTCAAGACGCCGATCGCTTCCGTGAGTCTGCTCGCGGAGGCCCTGGATCAGGCAGCAGACGAACCCGTGCAAGTGCGGCGCTTCGCCAACCGGCTGACGACCGAATCCGCCCGGCTTGGCCGGCTCACACAGGAGATCATCGAGCTGTCGCGTCTGCAGGCGCAGGACGCGCTCGCGACTCCGGAGTACCTCGACGTGGATGCCCTCGTCGCAGCCGCGGTGGACCAGAGCCGTGTCGTGGCCGAAGCCCAGAACATCACCCTCGCAGTCGGCAAGAAATCCGGCGCGCGGGTCTACGGCGACGAGAAACTACTCGTCGTGGCCGTGCATAACCTGGTCTCCAATGCCGTCAATTACTCGCAGCCCGGTTCCCGGGTGGGAGTGGGCGTGCGCAGACAGAAGAACGTCGTCGAGATCACCGTAACCGACCAGGGTATCGGTATCGCCGAGGCGGACATCGACCGAGTGTTCGAGCGCTTCTTTAGGGTGGACCAGGCCCGCTCGCGGCACACCGGAGGCACGGGCCTCGGACTGTCGATCGTCAAGCACGTGGTGCAGAACCACGGCGGCGACATTCGCGTGTGGTCACAACCCGGCAGCGGCTCCACCTTCACCATCCGGCTTCCCGAGGCGGCGACTCCCGCTGCCATCACCCCCACCGCGAACGCGGCGACAGGAGACATCCAGTGA